A portion of the Stigmatella aurantiaca DW4/3-1 genome contains these proteins:
- a CDS encoding TerB family tellurite resistance protein, translating to MDFGKAGWLSSIIEEAVAAHPHGSPSAPSPGTPDTRSGRARARAYLRQSLRVNGLLQGPSLEDKAPSAEAERPAEMRLFLALVRSLAQMGLDIAQLAVAPEGPRAEQLFVLFAVFSGELDVAAALDAKIQHHHEVPKRLHGKVESALARRALSLAGDPVYGLVLHNGALYADAQLFGRQAIAYFSRGQLQRPATQRRIDFVARQKAILVEVLAGLAVADHKPSYASRRAILRQVEGLRLPEAIEAELRGVVKKAFEHPVDVRTLVAGVRSQDTRHFLLEQALLASLVDGQRSQGERGFIRELAAALGVPEAELHRLELETVGFYARNRSMVDVFIEPTAASILGEDFILRMQAVLEKNFQALMQEARETGDLALLLAKAVRGQKLTPDERRRMREQLIDVAKVIPALAIFAAPGGVLLLLAVAKVLHINLLPSAFQAVAVPASQPAAAVGGTASEPSPAKVSALALPREEEALEAPSQSRRCG from the coding sequence ATGGATTTCGGCAAGGCGGGATGGCTCTCCTCGATCATTGAGGAGGCGGTAGCGGCACATCCGCATGGGTCGCCCTCCGCGCCGTCCCCGGGAACTCCGGACACCCGCTCTGGGCGGGCGCGGGCGCGGGCCTACCTGCGGCAATCCCTCCGGGTCAACGGCCTGCTCCAGGGGCCTTCGCTCGAGGACAAGGCGCCCAGCGCAGAGGCGGAGCGTCCCGCGGAGATGCGGTTGTTCCTGGCGCTGGTGCGCTCGTTGGCGCAGATGGGGCTGGACATCGCGCAGCTGGCCGTCGCCCCCGAGGGCCCGCGCGCGGAGCAGCTCTTCGTGCTGTTCGCGGTGTTCTCCGGCGAGTTGGACGTGGCCGCGGCCCTGGACGCGAAGATCCAGCACCACCACGAGGTGCCCAAGCGCCTGCACGGGAAGGTGGAGAGCGCGCTGGCGCGGCGCGCCCTGTCCCTGGCGGGAGATCCTGTCTATGGGCTGGTGCTCCACAATGGGGCGCTGTACGCGGATGCGCAGCTCTTTGGACGGCAGGCCATCGCCTACTTCTCGCGAGGCCAGCTTCAGCGCCCGGCGACGCAGCGGCGCATCGACTTCGTGGCGCGGCAGAAGGCGATCCTGGTGGAGGTGCTGGCGGGCCTTGCCGTCGCGGACCACAAGCCGAGCTATGCCTCGCGCCGCGCCATCCTCCGGCAGGTGGAAGGCTTGAGGTTGCCGGAGGCCATCGAGGCGGAGCTGCGCGGCGTGGTGAAGAAGGCGTTCGAGCACCCGGTGGACGTGCGGACGCTGGTGGCCGGTGTCCGCAGCCAGGACACGCGTCACTTCTTGCTGGAGCAGGCGCTGCTGGCCTCGCTGGTGGATGGGCAGCGCTCCCAGGGCGAGCGCGGCTTCATCCGGGAGCTGGCGGCCGCCTTGGGCGTGCCGGAGGCCGAGCTCCACCGGTTGGAGCTGGAGACGGTCGGTTTCTATGCCCGCAACCGCTCGATGGTGGACGTGTTCATCGAGCCGACCGCCGCGAGCATCCTGGGCGAGGACTTCATCCTCCGGATGCAGGCGGTGCTGGAGAAGAACTTCCAGGCCCTCATGCAGGAGGCACGGGAGACGGGCGACCTGGCCCTGCTGCTGGCCAAGGCGGTCCGGGGGCAGAAGCTGACGCCGGACGAGCGCCGGCGGATGCGGGAGCAGCTCATCGACGTGGCCAAGGTGATCCCCGCGCTGGCCATCTTCGCCGCGCCGGGAGGTGTGCTGCTGCTGCTGGCCGTGGCCAAGGTGCTGCACATCAACCTGTTGCCCAGCGCCTTCCAGGCGGTGGCCGTGCCGGCCAGTCAGCCCGCCGCGGCGGTTGGGGGCACGGCCAGCGAGCCTTCCCCGGCGAAGGTCTCGGCCCTGGCGCTGCCTCGGGAGGAGGAAGCACTCGAGGCTCCCTCCCAGAGCAGGCGTTGTGGGTGA